A window from Drosophila nasuta strain 15112-1781.00 chromosome 3, ASM2355853v1, whole genome shotgun sequence encodes these proteins:
- the LOC132792942 gene encoding uncharacterized protein LOC132792942 → MKELRWRAKDFSEFTFHLPSERVATMRANKLANELLRHSHLSRKYLPKSRLPRYNEFRQLVQAVHGNSSKASEVLSLRVFHSLKELCSEQIKRQNVKHARLTTIQSRLSPEIHRTAVHVRNKYNDLIDMQDIYRKNLLLLNRINAIKRIKGTIDCFNRTPIIATQKRRSLDLKAEALKRENKLIGCRLLTATSKVDSRNSRFHWTEHDRPESNASVDVLEKYSSYMPLPQPNKRLHTDKELLRPVIYFDLAERQKRFLGRICIQLYTEVSPEVVLEFVRLATDNDVQAHKFTHIFPDLWMRGELQPQARDALENHHSRCSTLDARKLKGLLSYSWRHVKRFPKGALVYTITFKKLSVTPLRRVIFGRVLSGMRMLEVCREFGTKGGKPRKPIVVVKCGLL, encoded by the coding sequence ATGAAGGAGTTACGCTGGCGTGCCAAGGATTTTTCGGAGTTCACTTTCCATTTGCCATCGGAGCGAGTAGCCACTATGCGAGCCAATAAGCTGGCCAACGAATTGTTGCGTCACAGTCACCTGAGTAGAAAATATTTACCAAAAAGTCGGCTGCCACGCTACAATGAGTTCAGGCAGCTGGTGCAAGCGGTGCATGGAAACAGCAGCAAGGCCAGTGAAGTGCTTTCGTTGCGCGTCTTTCACAGCCTTAAAGAACTGTGTAGCGAACAGATCAAGCGACAAAATGTGAAGCACGCCAGATTGACGACGATTCAGTCGCGTCTGTCACCGGAAATACACAGAACAGCGGTGCATGTGAGAAACAAATACAATGATCTAATCGATATGCAGGATATATATCGCAAGAATCTGTTGCTCTTGAATCGCATCAATGCGATTAAGCGCATTAAAGGCACCATCGATTGTTTCAATCGCACTCCAATAATAGCGACCCAAAAGCGTCGAAGTCTCGATTTGAAAGCGGAAGCTTTAAAGCGAGAGAATAAGCTTATAGGCTGTCGATTGCTGACGGCTACATCCAAAGTGGATTCACGCAACTCCCGCTTCCATTGGACAGAACACGATCGGCCGGAGAGCAATGCATCCGTCGATGTGCTGGAGAAGTATAGCTCTTATATGCCGCTGCCTCAGCCCAATAAACGTTTGCATACCGACAAGGAATTGCTGCGTCCCGTAATCTATTTCGATTTGGCTGAGCGACAAAAACGCTTCCTTGGCCGTATCTGCATACAGCTGTACACCGAAGTGAGTCCGGAAGTTGTGCTGGAATTTGTGCGTTTGGCCACCGACAACGATGTCCAGGCGCACAAATTCACGCACATCTTCCCGGATCTTTGGATGCGCGGTGAGCTGCAGCCACAAGCGCGCGATGCACTCGAAAATCATCACAGCAGATGCTCCACTTTGGATGCACGAAAGCTAAAGGGCCTATTATCGTATTCATGGAGGCATGTGAAGCGTTTCCCTAAAGGTGCCCTCGTCTATACGATCACCTTCAAGAAGCTTTCGGTGACGCCCCTGCGTCGTGTTATCTTCGGGCGTGTGCTAAGTGGCATGCGAATGCTCGAGGTGTGTCGCGAGTTTGGCACCAAGGGCGGCAAGCCCAGAAagcccattgttgttgtcaaatGTGGTCTGCTTTAG